A part of Papaver somniferum cultivar HN1 unplaced genomic scaffold, ASM357369v1 unplaced-scaffold_25, whole genome shotgun sequence genomic DNA contains:
- the LOC113341183 gene encoding 17.8 kDa class I heat shock protein-like, protein MSIIPNFFGNRRTNVFDPFSLDVWDPFQDFPFSSPTSSSALSMPRSELSKETSQLANTRIDWKETPEAHIFRADLPGVKKEEVKVEVEEGRVLQISGERSRETEEKNDKWHRVERSSGKFLRRFRLPENTKVDEVKAAMENGVLTVTVPKVEEKKPEVKSIQISG, encoded by the coding sequence ATGTCGATCATTCCAAACTTCTTTGGCAACAGAAGAACCAACGTTTTCGACCCATTTTCTCTAGACGTATGGGATCCATTCCAGGACTTCCCATTCTCATCCCCAACCTCATCCTCCGCGCTCTCTATGCCCCGTTCTGAATTATCCAAAGAAACGTCACAATTAGCCAACACTAGAATTGATTGGAAAGAAACCCCAGAAGCACATATCTTTAGAGCCGATCTGCCCGGCGTTAAGAAGGAGGAAGTgaaagttgaagttgaagaagggaGAGTTTTACAGATAAGTGGAGAGAGAAGCAGAGAAACTGAAGAGAAGAATGATAAATGGCATAGAGTTGAACGTAGCAGTGGCAAATTCCTTAGGAGATTCAGGTTGCCTGAGAACACGAAAGTGGATGAAGTTAAAGCTGCTATGGAGAATGGAGTCCTTACTGTGACTGTTCCCAAAGTTGAAGAGAAGAAGCCTGAAGTGAAATCTATTCAGATTTCTGGTTAG